One segment of Natranaeroarchaeum aerophilus DNA contains the following:
- a CDS encoding putative baseplate assembly protein: MGIDVPDLDDRTYDDLLERAKKLIPAYSDTWTDFNPHDPGITILELLAWLTETHVYQLDQITDDHRHKYLQLLGDRLGLSQPATATVQFQAPEVAAGTRLSAGTRLAVTDETATRHLFETDEDAVLTDAAVERVFTLTEDELTDHTEANQSVSSFYRPFGREADAGAMLYLGFDTNPFAGGDAMTLALGYHNDNLPAPNPSENGVPPFEPAVDLDWAYRLPGDDWRPLKMRVDGTRSFSRSGVVELVHSSDGEASSVGSEPAAISGDLPWIRCRVRTDGWEIPPQLDGIWPNAVPATNSIDVTDERLRRVDTAKERGESPVLSGQRFAFEHRPVRSATVEVDGVEYTEVPNFDASGPDHRHYVLDREASEVVFGDGSQGRIPASNATVTASYVAGGGAEANVSADAVWQLADDRQLISGTGSSVSVPVRPLGPASGGSDAETVEEAFRRLRRELREPARAVTESDYRRLAVTTPGLRIGRTGVWIDQSPSLVVVVPHAPKDVTAPMPSEPFLDTIRTRLRDRLLITDRVRVREPRYVRIELHVRGAVRPQYAASGYEVAIEDAVTSHLHPLYGNDGTGWPFGRPLSKAELTDVIERVDAVDHVETISITAHGGATTDGGTVRIDETALFTVEECSVSMERARR; this comes from the coding sequence ATGGGTATCGACGTTCCCGACCTCGACGATCGAACGTACGACGATTTGCTCGAACGGGCAAAAAAGCTCATCCCCGCCTATTCGGACACCTGGACTGACTTCAACCCGCACGATCCGGGGATCACGATCCTCGAGCTCCTGGCGTGGCTCACCGAGACACACGTCTATCAGCTCGATCAGATAACTGACGATCATCGTCACAAATATCTCCAGTTGTTGGGAGACCGACTTGGTCTGTCCCAGCCAGCGACGGCGACCGTCCAGTTCCAGGCGCCGGAAGTGGCTGCTGGCACCAGGTTATCGGCAGGCACTCGGCTGGCGGTCACGGACGAGACGGCGACGCGACATCTGTTCGAGACCGACGAGGATGCCGTGTTGACGGACGCAGCCGTCGAGCGTGTGTTCACGCTCACTGAAGACGAATTGACCGATCATACCGAAGCGAACCAGTCGGTCTCGTCGTTTTATCGCCCCTTCGGCCGCGAGGCCGATGCAGGTGCGATGCTCTATCTCGGGTTCGATACGAACCCCTTTGCGGGCGGCGATGCGATGACACTGGCGCTCGGGTATCACAACGACAATCTGCCGGCACCGAATCCGTCCGAAAACGGCGTCCCGCCGTTCGAACCGGCGGTCGACCTCGATTGGGCCTACAGGTTGCCGGGGGACGACTGGCGGCCCCTCAAGATGCGAGTCGACGGGACCAGATCGTTCTCCCGGAGTGGTGTCGTCGAACTCGTCCACTCGAGCGATGGCGAGGCGTCATCGGTGGGCAGCGAGCCGGCGGCGATATCAGGCGACCTGCCTTGGATCCGCTGTCGGGTCCGAACGGATGGCTGGGAGATCCCTCCACAGCTCGACGGAATCTGGCCAAACGCCGTCCCGGCCACAAACTCGATCGACGTAACCGACGAACGCTTGCGCCGGGTCGACACCGCAAAGGAGCGTGGGGAGTCACCGGTACTCAGTGGTCAGCGGTTCGCTTTCGAACATCGACCGGTGCGTTCGGCGACGGTCGAGGTCGACGGCGTCGAGTATACCGAAGTGCCAAACTTCGACGCCTCGGGACCGGACCACCGACACTACGTCCTCGACCGAGAGGCCAGCGAGGTGGTCTTCGGCGATGGTAGTCAGGGCCGGATTCCGGCGTCGAACGCGACCGTCACCGCGTCTTATGTCGCCGGCGGCGGTGCCGAAGCGAACGTTTCCGCGGATGCTGTCTGGCAACTCGCCGACGACCGGCAGCTGATTTCGGGGACCGGGTCCTCCGTGTCAGTACCGGTTCGGCCGCTGGGGCCTGCGTCCGGAGGCAGTGACGCCGAAACCGTCGAGGAAGCGTTTCGCCGACTTCGCCGGGAGTTGCGGGAACCAGCCCGTGCAGTCACCGAATCGGACTATCGACGGCTTGCCGTCACCACGCCGGGATTGCGAATCGGGCGGACAGGCGTCTGGATCGATCAATCGCCCTCTCTCGTCGTCGTGGTCCCGCACGCGCCGAAAGACGTGACTGCCCCGATGCCGAGTGAGCCATTTCTGGATACGATCCGCACGCGATTACGCGATCGGCTGCTCATCACCGACCGCGTCCGGGTTCGGGAACCCCGGTACGTCAGGATCGAACTCCACGTTCGGGGTGCCGTGAGGCCACAGTACGCCGCGAGTGGCTACGAGGTCGCCATCGAGGATGCGGTGACGTCACATCTCCACCCCTTGTACGGCAACGATGGGACCGGTTGGCCGTTCGGACGACCACTGTCGAAGGCGGAGCTAACCGACGTGATCGAGCGCGTCGACGCCGTCGATCACGTCGAGACGATCTCGATTACTGCTCACGGCGGCGCCACGACGGACGGCGGTACGGTTCGTATCGACGAAACGGCGCTATTTACGGTCGAGGAGTGCAGTGTATCGATGGAGCGAGCACGGAGGTAA
- a CDS encoding putative baseplate assembly protein: MSDRAPAIDGTDREYVFEQLLERADRYLNEWDPDNEDVGHTLIRIFSTFEHDVRQRLNDLPRKHRLAFLDALGFDRHPPQAARTPLCLELSGELGRNVRIPGGTAAVADGPDSGTIQFELPQDCGFEATPADLEAVVAVDPARDAIISHESLVDGEPIALFDGSNRQHHRLYVGHESALHLDDGSTFSIHIQTAADSERIFEDAIWEYYGDDGSGSDGWYRLRSPGETSDADDDLGVEALRERFDSHVSADESQAGVVTRTFEVPGPVVPTTVDDTECRWLRCRVPDGDPVPSIEIDEVALKIVRTGDDEACEPDILLSNDIPIDPDAPTIRPFGRLPQPPVTFFIGCTEALTKPGATVTITFEGSAAGSGDDDATTSAASASNEAAPVSMGVLDGPPVVSWEYWNGEGWTRLGDCRDGTDGFQRQGQVAFEVPNDIESTTVSGHESVWVRARLVDGNYGRPQFDPSAENESEQVVGGPSAPVYDDLSIEYELGAQPPERICIENNGSVSTVRTTPTKPLVPFTELPESVQTLYVGFDDPLENGPLSLFFATDDHIYPRSFDPGVQWEYCTNPSAFEWEKLDFDDGTDGLTERGTVEFTVPTPTEPFEMFGRKQHWIRARVTSDQFVVEDSPTLTDEPVDDRTDDAGRSCGLPTLEGIFMNTAWAYNTVTVTDEVLGSSDCSHEQSFVCSQAPIIDLALWVDEFETLSAGERRRLCERRPERVNEEYDSRGELEGFWVQWDAVEDFLDSGPQDRHFVVDRTLGTIQFGGGDNGRIPPRGVDNVKVTYTTGGGNDGNVDAGTVTDLKSSISMVESVTNPLPAEGGADVESTETLVERTSTRLKHRNRAVTANDYEALAKASFPELARVSCRSSHDAAPRVTVLIVPDSKREKPVPQRELKHRVRETLGQHAPARFVVDDDAFLIVSGPGYAELSVDVTVRAASVRSISALKNRIETTLDEYLHPLAGNHADGWPFGVLPDTASLTAVIDDLKMVGAIPRLDATVEIGETEHVVTESGAQTRLPEDTLVCSGRHEITVITEGE; encoded by the coding sequence ATGAGTGACCGTGCTCCAGCGATAGACGGGACCGACCGCGAGTATGTTTTCGAGCAGCTGCTGGAACGTGCTGACCGGTACCTCAACGAGTGGGATCCCGACAATGAGGACGTTGGACACACCCTGATTCGAATCTTTTCGACATTCGAACACGACGTACGCCAGCGCCTGAACGATCTACCGCGAAAGCACCGTCTGGCGTTTCTCGACGCATTGGGGTTCGATCGACACCCCCCGCAGGCAGCGCGGACGCCGTTGTGCCTGGAACTATCCGGTGAACTGGGTCGGAACGTCCGTATTCCCGGCGGAACAGCAGCCGTTGCAGACGGTCCGGACTCGGGCACAATCCAGTTCGAACTGCCCCAAGACTGTGGCTTCGAGGCGACACCGGCGGATCTCGAGGCCGTGGTAGCGGTCGATCCGGCGCGCGACGCGATTATCAGTCACGAATCGCTCGTCGACGGAGAGCCAATTGCACTCTTCGATGGGTCGAACCGGCAACATCACCGTCTCTACGTGGGTCACGAGAGCGCCTTGCACCTGGATGATGGATCAACGTTCAGCATTCACATCCAGACGGCCGCCGACTCCGAACGGATATTCGAGGACGCGATCTGGGAGTATTACGGCGACGACGGGTCGGGTTCGGATGGCTGGTATCGGCTCCGCTCCCCCGGAGAGACGTCCGACGCCGACGATGACCTCGGAGTCGAGGCCTTGCGCGAACGCTTCGACTCCCACGTCTCGGCCGACGAGTCGCAGGCTGGCGTGGTAACTCGCACGTTCGAGGTACCGGGTCCAGTCGTGCCGACCACAGTCGACGACACCGAATGCAGGTGGCTCCGTTGTCGAGTGCCGGACGGCGATCCGGTCCCGTCGATCGAGATCGACGAGGTCGCGCTTAAAATCGTCCGAACAGGGGATGACGAGGCGTGTGAACCGGACATACTGCTATCGAACGACATCCCGATCGATCCCGACGCCCCGACGATCAGGCCGTTCGGGCGACTCCCGCAGCCGCCAGTCACGTTTTTTATCGGGTGCACCGAGGCGTTGACGAAGCCGGGCGCGACCGTGACGATCACGTTCGAAGGATCGGCGGCGGGATCGGGTGATGACGACGCGACCACGTCGGCGGCTTCAGCATCAAACGAGGCGGCACCAGTATCGATGGGCGTCCTCGATGGTCCGCCGGTGGTCTCCTGGGAGTACTGGAACGGCGAGGGATGGACGCGACTGGGTGACTGTCGAGACGGGACCGACGGTTTCCAGCGACAGGGACAGGTTGCATTCGAGGTCCCCAATGACATCGAATCGACGACGGTTTCCGGTCACGAGAGCGTGTGGGTACGGGCCAGACTCGTGGACGGGAACTACGGACGACCCCAGTTCGACCCATCAGCCGAAAACGAATCGGAACAGGTCGTCGGTGGCCCATCGGCACCGGTGTACGATGACCTCAGCATCGAGTACGAACTCGGTGCGCAGCCACCTGAGCGAATCTGTATCGAGAATAACGGTTCCGTCAGCACGGTTCGCACGACCCCCACCAAGCCTCTCGTCCCGTTCACGGAGTTGCCGGAATCGGTCCAGACGCTCTACGTGGGGTTCGACGATCCTCTCGAGAACGGACCGCTCTCGCTGTTTTTCGCGACCGATGACCATATTTATCCCCGGTCGTTCGACCCCGGTGTTCAGTGGGAGTACTGTACGAACCCGTCGGCGTTCGAGTGGGAGAAGCTGGATTTCGACGACGGAACCGACGGGCTGACCGAGCGTGGCACGGTCGAGTTCACCGTGCCGACGCCAACGGAGCCGTTCGAAATGTTCGGCCGGAAACAGCATTGGATACGTGCGCGCGTGACCTCGGATCAGTTCGTGGTCGAGGACTCTCCCACGTTGACGGACGAACCGGTCGATGACAGGACCGACGATGCCGGGCGATCCTGTGGTCTACCGACGCTCGAGGGTATCTTCATGAACACGGCCTGGGCGTACAACACCGTCACAGTCACCGACGAGGTCCTCGGATCGAGCGACTGCTCACACGAGCAGTCGTTCGTCTGTTCACAGGCACCGATCATCGATCTGGCCCTGTGGGTCGACGAGTTCGAGACGTTGTCGGCGGGCGAGCGGCGCAGACTGTGCGAGCGACGACCGGAGCGGGTCAACGAGGAGTACGATTCGCGTGGCGAACTCGAGGGGTTCTGGGTCCAGTGGGACGCAGTTGAAGATTTCCTCGATTCCGGACCACAGGATCGCCACTTCGTCGTCGATCGAACGCTCGGTACCATCCAGTTCGGTGGTGGCGATAATGGTCGGATTCCGCCGCGCGGCGTGGACAACGTCAAGGTCACCTACACCACCGGCGGCGGTAACGACGGCAACGTCGACGCGGGTACCGTCACCGATCTCAAAAGCTCGATTTCGATGGTGGAGTCGGTGACGAATCCACTCCCTGCGGAAGGCGGTGCAGATGTCGAGTCGACCGAAACGCTCGTTGAACGGACGAGCACGCGGTTGAAACACCGCAACCGTGCTGTCACAGCGAACGACTACGAAGCGCTGGCAAAGGCTTCGTTTCCGGAACTCGCTCGAGTTTCGTGTCGCTCGTCCCACGACGCTGCGCCTCGTGTGACCGTACTGATCGTCCCGGACAGCAAGCGCGAGAAACCCGTCCCCCAACGCGAACTGAAACACCGCGTTCGGGAGACGCTCGGCCAGCATGCACCGGCGAGATTCGTCGTCGACGATGACGCTTTTCTTATCGTTAGCGGCCCAGGATACGCGGAACTGTCGGTCGATGTCACGGTTCGTGCCGCTAGCGTGCGAAGCATCTCGGCGCTCAAAAACCGCATCGAAACGACGCTCGATGAATACCTCCATCCGCTTGCGGGCAATCACGCTGATGGCTGGCCGTTCGGTGTGCTTCCGGATACGGCGTCGCTCACCGCCGTTATCGACGACCTAAAGATGGTCGGTGCGATCCCTCGACTCGACGCCACCGTTGAAATCGGCGAGACCGAACACGTCGTGACCGAGTCGGGGGCCCAAACGAGGCTCCCCGAGGATACGCTGGTCTGTAGTGGACGCCACGAGATCACCGTCATCACGGAGGGAGAGTGA
- a CDS encoding GPW/gp25 family protein: MTNEFLGTGWSYPVTTEDRGNIEVSETETDIEESIRIILGTAKGERVMRPEFGCDIYDHVYSTASPVTLNLIESSVEESLVRWEPRIDVEEVTARRDEEEPNRILIEIEYYVRTTNSLANMVYPFHITEGDG; encoded by the coding sequence ATGACAAACGAATTCCTCGGAACCGGCTGGTCGTATCCGGTCACGACGGAGGATAGAGGTAACATCGAGGTTTCAGAGACTGAAACGGATATCGAGGAGTCGATCCGGATCATCCTCGGAACGGCCAAAGGCGAGCGGGTAATGCGCCCTGAGTTTGGCTGTGACATCTATGATCATGTCTACTCGACGGCCTCGCCGGTAACACTGAATCTGATCGAAAGCAGCGTTGAGGAATCGTTAGTTCGTTGGGAGCCACGGATAGATGTCGAGGAGGTCACCGCACGCAGAGACGAAGAGGAGCCAAATCGGATCCTGATCGAAATCGAATACTACGTGCGCACCACGAACAGTCTCGCAAATATGGTGTATCCGTTTCATATCACCGAGGGCGATGGGTAA
- a CDS encoding PAAR domain-containing protein has translation MKPAARLGDQTAHGTPLTGTCSPNVLIGGRPAWRSVVDIHSCPLTTGVVPHVGGPVLKGSTGVLINNMPAVRLGDTIVESGPPNTIVGGCPSVLIG, from the coding sequence ATGAAACCCGCTGCGCGACTCGGCGACCAGACCGCACACGGAACACCGCTTACGGGGACGTGTAGTCCGAACGTGCTCATCGGTGGACGACCGGCCTGGCGATCGGTCGTAGACATCCACAGCTGTCCACTGACCACGGGTGTCGTTCCACACGTCGGGGGACCTGTTTTAAAAGGAAGCACGGGCGTGTTGATCAACAATATGCCGGCAGTTCGCCTCGGCGATACGATCGTCGAGAGCGGACCGCCGAATACCATCGTCGGTGGCTGTCCGTCGGTGTTGATCGGATAA
- a CDS encoding phage baseplate assembly protein V gives MSRPGVFDGETTDGGMQGVVVGIVTDNEDPKDLGRVKLQFPWRDADDESYWARLAVPMAGDEYGTYFLPEVDDEVLVAFENGDIHKPYVVGALWNGTQRPPHTNGGQNQDREVRSRSGHRLAFDDSEEGTITIETSAGHEIHIDDSNDRIVVRDDSDKNAIRLDGSKDRISIEAANEIDLSAKTIRLDADKDVTVDAGTSVDVSSRNAIDLSATGQLDLGSNGVMRLNATGPLSIKGAIIRLN, from the coding sequence ATGAGTCGACCTGGTGTGTTCGATGGTGAGACGACTGACGGCGGTATGCAGGGAGTCGTCGTCGGAATCGTCACTGATAACGAGGACCCGAAGGACCTCGGCCGGGTGAAACTGCAGTTCCCTTGGCGGGACGCCGACGACGAAAGTTACTGGGCCAGGTTAGCGGTTCCCATGGCTGGCGATGAGTATGGAACCTACTTCCTGCCCGAGGTTGACGACGAAGTGTTGGTCGCCTTCGAAAACGGCGACATCCACAAACCGTACGTCGTTGGCGCCCTGTGGAATGGGACCCAGCGACCACCACATACCAACGGCGGCCAGAACCAGGACCGTGAAGTCCGTTCACGAAGCGGACATCGGTTGGCGTTCGACGACAGCGAAGAAGGCACTATTACGATAGAGACCAGTGCTGGTCACGAAATCCACATCGACGATAGCAACGATCGGATTGTCGTCCGTGACGACAGCGACAAGAACGCGATTCGCCTCGACGGATCCAAGGATCGCATTTCGATCGAGGCGGCGAACGAAATCGATCTGTCGGCAAAGACGATCCGACTGGACGCCGACAAAGACGTCACGGTCGACGCCGGAACCAGCGTCGACGTGTCGAGTCGCAATGCGATCGACCTCAGTGCCACAGGGCAACTCGACCTCGGATCGAACGGCGTTATGCGACTGAACGCAACTGGGCCGTTGTCGATCAAAGGGGCGATCATCCGACTTAACTAA
- a CDS encoding phage late control D family protein — protein sequence MSQINNHPRYSPRFTVSVGGETFQEPGGRIADLVVVTSYEGADRFSFTLNYPFDEELDEFAGLSWDDFETGTDVDISMGYGSDGDLTELVTGKIHSITGEFTVDRGPSVQISGYGLLREMMQGTQSDSWSETTIGETVEDVLGKYPFASVEIDGADIKREKLIQNACSDYRFVDNLASTYGFEFYAERDTVKFVPRSSAVTETPVTELWYGEELHDFFGEVIQQRETHEVEVRSWEIDTKEAIIATAGGSDAKHKEVFRVPALSREEAEQIAQTKLNHYSEAIVEGHGEADGMPEIRAGQTIELAELGEMFSGRYHVTKAVHRMGDMGYRTSFEATEVPG from the coding sequence ATGAGTCAAATTAATAATCATCCCCGATACTCGCCGCGATTTACGGTTTCCGTCGGGGGAGAGACCTTCCAAGAACCCGGCGGTCGGATCGCAGATCTGGTGGTCGTGACATCCTACGAGGGTGCCGACCGATTTTCGTTCACGTTGAACTATCCGTTCGACGAGGAGCTTGACGAGTTCGCCGGCCTCTCGTGGGACGACTTCGAGACCGGCACGGACGTAGATATTTCGATGGGATACGGCTCCGATGGTGACCTCACCGAACTGGTGACCGGCAAGATACACTCGATCACCGGCGAGTTCACGGTCGATCGGGGACCGTCGGTCCAGATCTCCGGCTACGGGCTGCTCCGGGAGATGATGCAGGGGACGCAGTCGGACTCCTGGAGCGAGACGACCATCGGCGAAACCGTCGAGGACGTGCTCGGGAAGTACCCGTTCGCGTCAGTCGAGATCGACGGCGCCGACATCAAACGCGAGAAACTGATCCAGAACGCCTGCAGTGACTATCGCTTCGTCGACAACCTCGCGAGTACGTACGGGTTTGAGTTCTACGCCGAGCGCGACACCGTCAAATTCGTCCCGCGTTCCTCGGCAGTCACCGAAACTCCAGTCACGGAGCTTTGGTACGGCGAGGAACTTCATGACTTCTTTGGCGAAGTGATTCAGCAACGCGAAACCCACGAGGTCGAGGTTAGATCCTGGGAGATCGATACAAAGGAGGCGATCATTGCAACTGCGGGCGGTTCGGATGCGAAACATAAGGAGGTGTTCAGAGTGCCAGCACTATCACGAGAGGAGGCCGAACAGATCGCACAAACGAAGCTGAACCATTACTCGGAGGCCATCGTAGAGGGCCACGGCGAGGCCGACGGAATGCCAGAGATACGCGCCGGCCAGACGATCGAACTGGCGGAACTCGGTGAGATGTTTTCGGGACGGTACCACGTCACCAAAGCGGTCCACCGGATGGGTGATATGGGCTATCGGACCTCGTTCGAGGCAACGGAGGTGCCAGGATGA
- a CDS encoding LysM peptidoglycan-binding domain-containing protein, whose amino-acid sequence MTTSGKLEKAQISILNGKAQGETIECKFNPNSYTLEKSVNYGELKATGSGASIMQFVDGNAETLSMELFFDTTDKLGDDNASTDELDVREQYTKYIDLLLSVDGELHAPPVCRFVWGDGIDFTALVERANKQFTKFLPSGVPIRARVSIVFKEFKTADYHKSEVSPESTDKTKVWTVNEGDTLWLIADEEYSEASHWRTIAEQNDIENPRAIEPGDRLELPPL is encoded by the coding sequence ATGACAACAAGCGGCAAACTGGAAAAAGCCCAGATATCTATCCTGAACGGCAAGGCGCAGGGTGAAACGATCGAGTGTAAGTTCAACCCGAACTCGTATACACTCGAGAAGAGCGTTAACTACGGCGAACTGAAGGCGACCGGATCGGGTGCGTCGATCATGCAGTTCGTCGATGGCAACGCGGAGACGCTGTCGATGGAGCTGTTTTTCGATACGACGGACAAGTTAGGCGATGATAACGCTTCCACGGACGAACTCGATGTCCGGGAGCAGTACACCAAATACATCGATCTGTTGCTCTCGGTCGACGGTGAGCTCCACGCTCCACCGGTCTGTCGCTTCGTCTGGGGGGACGGGATCGATTTCACCGCTCTGGTTGAGCGAGCGAACAAGCAGTTCACCAAGTTCCTCCCGAGCGGGGTGCCGATCCGTGCTCGCGTCTCCATCGTTTTCAAGGAGTTCAAAACGGCCGATTATCACAAATCGGAGGTGTCACCCGAGTCGACTGACAAAACCAAGGTCTGGACGGTGAACGAGGGTGATACGCTCTGGCTGATCGCCGACGAGGAGTACAGCGAAGCGTCTCACTGGCGAACGATCGCCGAGCAAAACGACATCGAAAATCCACGGGCAATCGAGCCGGGTGACCGACTCGAACTCCCGCCACTGTAA
- a CDS encoding MATE family efflux transporter, translating to MTEQVLRTLMRTTDVIVAGVFSPAAVAAVGLADIYARLPLWFGLGVGDGAIALSSQDTGSGATANRDEAVSTALTLGVLAGIPFAAFGLLFDQVAISVLGAEREVVLIGASYLAIILLSSPARHVTLIAARSIQGTGDTRTPMYVNLAANALNIGLTVGLAFGVAGLPEYGVVGIAIATAVADVLAALTFLLVLASERTPITLVQPSDLVIAKQLVLISAPRIAEGLSEVVAQFPFNAILLAFGTEVNAAYHIGMRLYQQIAAPLSRGYGVAANVLVGQALGRGEAETAYYDGLATTALGAITVGGLGAVLFFQAEAFVSLFTRDPVTIGYAADFARAYAVATVLIAPYAILAGSLRGGSETRSPFVAKVTGTFVFLLGMTYVGGVWLEYGVVAAYVAIVADYLWRDLVLGGVYYRRNWIERGTRMMRERGSLDTAGDE from the coding sequence ATGACCGAACAAGTCCTTCGGACGCTGATGCGGACGACCGACGTGATCGTCGCCGGGGTCTTTTCGCCCGCCGCTGTCGCCGCCGTCGGCCTCGCCGACATCTACGCCCGCCTGCCGCTCTGGTTCGGTCTGGGCGTCGGGGACGGCGCGATCGCCCTGTCGAGCCAGGACACGGGCAGCGGCGCGACCGCCAACCGCGACGAGGCAGTGAGTACCGCGCTCACGCTGGGCGTGCTCGCCGGGATCCCGTTTGCCGCCTTCGGCCTCCTCTTCGATCAGGTGGCGATCAGTGTGCTGGGAGCCGAGCGCGAGGTCGTGCTGATCGGCGCGAGCTATCTGGCGATCATCCTGCTGTCCTCGCCCGCGCGTCACGTCACCCTGATCGCCGCGCGGTCGATCCAGGGGACCGGCGACACACGCACGCCGATGTACGTCAACCTCGCCGCGAACGCGCTGAACATCGGGCTCACGGTCGGGCTGGCGTTTGGCGTCGCCGGGCTCCCCGAGTACGGCGTCGTCGGCATCGCCATCGCCACGGCGGTGGCGGACGTCCTCGCCGCGCTCACCTTCCTGCTCGTGCTCGCGAGCGAGCGGACTCCGATCACGCTCGTCCAGCCCTCGGATCTCGTGATCGCGAAGCAACTGGTGCTGATCAGCGCGCCACGGATCGCCGAAGGACTTTCCGAGGTCGTCGCGCAGTTCCCGTTCAACGCGATCTTGCTGGCCTTTGGCACCGAAGTCAACGCCGCCTACCACATCGGAATGCGGCTCTACCAGCAGATCGCCGCGCCGCTCTCGCGGGGCTACGGTGTCGCCGCGAACGTCCTCGTCGGACAGGCACTGGGCCGTGGGGAAGCCGAGACGGCGTACTACGACGGGCTGGCAACCACCGCGCTCGGTGCGATCACGGTCGGCGGACTCGGTGCGGTCCTCTTCTTCCAGGCCGAGGCGTTCGTCAGTCTGTTCACCCGCGATCCTGTGACCATCGGCTACGCCGCCGACTTCGCACGAGCCTATGCCGTCGCCACCGTGCTGATCGCCCCCTACGCCATCCTTGCCGGGTCGCTCCGGGGCGGCAGCGAGACGCGCTCGCCCTTCGTTGCCAAGGTGACCGGGACCTTCGTCTTTCTGCTCGGCATGACCTACGTCGGCGGCGTGTGGCTGGAGTACGGCGTCGTCGCCGCCTACGTCGCCATCGTCGCGGACTACCTCTGGCGCGATCTCGTGCTCGGGGGCGTCTACTACCGGCGCAACTGGATCGAACGCGGCACCCGAATGATGCGCGAACGCGGGAGTCTCGACACTGCTGGTGACGAGTAA
- a CDS encoding amidohydrolase, whose product MTTLRIAGGKVIRPDMSVTEADVLVDQAAGEILEIGPDVEGEDEYLDARGSLVIPGLVNGHCHVAMTLLRGYADDKPLDRWLQEDIWPTEAELTPADVCAGTKLGVLEMIKSGTTAFGDMYFMVPSIVEAIEESGLRARVGHAAITVAKDDEAAAEDVQTSVEIAGQYDDSEDDLVSSAVMPHSLTTVATEYFSDFAEGARSLDVPLHYHANETADEVDPIVDKEGLRPLELADEHGLLGADDYLAHCVHVDETEIDLLAESGASAIHCPASNMKLASGMAPVQEMLDAGVTVGLGTDGAASNNDLDMFDEIRDAAMVGKLAADDASAVDAETAFSLATTGSADALGFDSGRIEEGANADLAVIDLDAPRLAPPHDLVSHLAYAVSGSDVRHTVVDGEILMRDREVLTLDEDAVIAEATDHAASLVARAEGDG is encoded by the coding sequence ATGACGACACTCCGTATCGCGGGTGGGAAGGTGATCCGCCCCGACATGAGCGTGACTGAGGCCGACGTGCTGGTCGATCAGGCCGCAGGCGAGATCCTGGAGATCGGCCCGGACGTCGAGGGCGAGGACGAATATTTAGATGCCAGGGGGTCGCTGGTGATCCCCGGCCTCGTGAATGGCCACTGTCACGTCGCGATGACGCTCTTGCGGGGCTACGCCGACGACAAGCCACTCGATCGCTGGCTCCAGGAGGACATCTGGCCGACCGAGGCGGAGTTGACGCCTGCGGACGTCTGCGCGGGGACGAAACTCGGCGTACTGGAGATGATCAAGTCCGGGACGACCGCCTTCGGCGATATGTACTTCATGGTCCCCAGCATCGTCGAGGCGATCGAGGAGAGCGGCCTGCGCGCCCGCGTCGGCCACGCCGCGATCACCGTCGCCAAGGACGACGAAGCGGCCGCCGAGGACGTCCAGACGAGCGTCGAGATCGCCGGCCAGTACGACGACAGCGAGGACGACCTCGTCAGTTCGGCCGTGATGCCCCACAGCCTGACGACCGTCGCCACCGAGTACTTCAGCGACTTCGCGGAGGGTGCACGCAGCCTCGACGTCCCGCTGCACTACCACGCCAACGAGACGGCTGACGAGGTCGACCCGATCGTCGACAAAGAAGGGCTACGGCCGCTCGAACTCGCCGACGAGCACGGCCTGCTCGGGGCCGACGACTATCTCGCACACTGCGTGCACGTCGACGAGACCGAGATCGACCTGCTTGCCGAGTCCGGTGCCTCCGCGATCCACTGCCCGGCCTCGAACATGAAACTCGCCAGCGGGATGGCTCCCGTACAGGAAATGCTCGATGCGGGCGTCACGGTCGGTCTCGGCACGGACGGCGCGGCCTCGAACAACGACCTCGACATGTTCGACGAGATCCGCGACGCCGCCATGGTCGGCAAACTCGCGGCCGACGACGCCAGCGCGGTCGACGCCGAAACCGCGTTCTCGCTCGCGACGACCGGTAGCGCCGACGCGCTCGGCTTCGACAGTGGGCGCATCGAGGAGGGCGCGAACGCCGACCTCGCAGTGATCGATCTGGACGCCCCGCGCCTGGCACCGCCCCACGACCTCGTGAGCCATCTGGCCTATGCTGTCTCGGGCTCTGACGTGCGCCATACGGTCGTCGACGGTGAAATCCTGATGCGCGACCGTGAGGTCCTCACGCTCGACGAAGATGCCGTGATCGCCGAGGCCACTGACCACGCGGCGTCGCTGGTTGCGCGAGCGGAGGGGGACGGTTGA